Proteins from a single region of Belliella baltica DSM 15883:
- a CDS encoding M61 family metallopeptidase, producing MQYFISRNSNTSQFIQINLKLHCFFNEKINLQLAAWRPGRYELANYAQKIRGFEVFFKGNKISWTKKTKDLWQFESSEEGVYEIHYEFYTNQMDAGGSWSDESQLYLNFGNFIFEISGREKTSVEISIDTPQDFLTATALPSKSKNLWLAESYQHLIDSPLLASQNPQHYEYQASNTKFHLWFNGEIHFEVEQLIETFSSFTKCQIEAFGEFPAEDYHFIFQLLPYKHYHGVEHQFSTVITFGPAESLANPIQLRELIGVSSHELYHFWNVCRIRPKGITPYNLAKEVYLDSGLVLEGVTTYMGDLVLMQSGYFSLEEYCGEILDKLLQKEFNSFGWQNQSIVASSLDLWLDGYKIGIPDKKVSIYNRGALISLCLDLMLIKNSSSLSHVMREMWLGFGKRGIGYELADFERLVGNKLDNEMKFKNFFNQFVFGTEDLLPLLKALLMEFGVEITDTFDKNDPLLHDFGIKMVEGKVKLIHPISDAYQKLMLEDRILQIGMSDMTMSLENPEKGLLFVVERYGRKVDVQLEPEKLKVYPKLISKIKETNKLTELWAGKGR from the coding sequence ATGCAATATTTTATTTCAAGAAACTCAAATACTTCTCAATTCATTCAAATCAACTTGAAACTTCATTGCTTCTTCAATGAAAAAATAAATCTCCAGCTTGCAGCGTGGAGACCAGGGAGATATGAATTGGCCAATTATGCCCAAAAAATACGTGGTTTTGAAGTTTTCTTTAAAGGGAATAAAATTTCATGGACCAAGAAGACTAAGGACCTATGGCAATTCGAATCATCCGAAGAAGGAGTTTATGAAATTCATTATGAATTTTATACTAATCAAATGGATGCAGGAGGGAGTTGGTCTGATGAAAGTCAACTCTACCTTAATTTTGGAAACTTTATTTTCGAAATTTCTGGTAGAGAAAAAACGTCTGTAGAAATATCTATCGATACCCCTCAAGATTTTTTGACCGCTACAGCACTTCCTTCCAAATCTAAAAACCTGTGGTTAGCAGAATCTTATCAGCATTTGATAGATAGCCCGTTATTGGCTAGTCAAAACCCTCAGCATTATGAATACCAAGCCTCTAATACTAAATTCCATCTTTGGTTCAATGGTGAAATTCATTTTGAAGTCGAACAATTAATCGAGACTTTTTCTTCATTTACCAAATGCCAAATAGAAGCTTTTGGAGAGTTCCCAGCCGAGGATTATCATTTCATTTTTCAGTTGCTTCCGTACAAACATTATCACGGAGTAGAGCATCAGTTTTCTACTGTGATTACTTTTGGACCGGCAGAATCCTTGGCAAACCCGATACAGTTGAGAGAATTAATAGGAGTAAGTTCACATGAATTGTATCACTTTTGGAATGTTTGTAGGATCCGTCCAAAAGGCATAACACCTTACAACTTGGCAAAAGAAGTCTATCTGGATTCGGGTCTAGTGCTTGAGGGAGTAACTACATACATGGGAGACTTGGTCTTGATGCAGTCTGGTTACTTTAGCTTGGAGGAATATTGTGGTGAAATTCTCGACAAACTCCTTCAAAAAGAGTTTAACAGTTTTGGTTGGCAAAATCAAAGTATTGTAGCATCTAGTTTGGATTTGTGGTTGGATGGATACAAAATTGGAATTCCAGATAAGAAAGTAAGTATTTATAACCGTGGGGCATTGATTTCACTTTGTTTGGATTTAATGTTGATCAAAAACAGCTCTTCCTTGTCACATGTTATGAGAGAAATGTGGCTGGGGTTTGGGAAAAGAGGGATTGGATATGAATTAGCAGATTTTGAAAGACTGGTCGGCAACAAACTTGACAATGAAATGAAATTCAAAAACTTCTTCAATCAGTTTGTTTTCGGCACTGAAGATTTGCTCCCACTGCTCAAAGCACTTTTGATGGAATTTGGAGTTGAAATAACAGATACCTTTGATAAAAACGATCCTTTACTCCATGATTTTGGGATAAAAATGGTCGAAGGCAAAGTAAAGCTAATACATCCAATAAGCGATGCATACCAGAAACTAATGCTTGAAGATAGGATACTTCAGATTGGGATGAGCGACATGACCATGTCACTTGAAAATCCAGAAAAGGGGCTTCTTTTTGTAGTAGAAAGATATGGAAGAAAAGTTGATGTACAGCTTGAACCCGAAAAACTCAAAGTATATCCCAAACTCATTTCAAAAATAAAAGAAACCAATAAGCTGACCGAATTATGGGCTGGGAAAGGTCGCTGA
- a CDS encoding M16 family metallopeptidase, with product MKKLFIYFIFSIFSTVAIAQIDRSKLPEPGPAPEIRFGDAESFTLKNGLKVFVIQNNKLPRVTYSLILDRDPILEGDKAGMLGFVGEMMTAGTKNRSKDKFNEEIDFLGARISASSTSLTASTLTKHQEKVLELMADVLYNPLFPEDELSKLKTQSKSGLALAKNDPSSISSILSGKLVYGSDHPYGETETEATIENITVEDIKSYYNTFFKPNIAYLAIVGDVSLSEAKKMVEKHFSSWKKADVPSFKYKTPEVPSENVVALVDRSASQQSVINITYPVQNHLPSEDFLASRVIGQVLGGGGSGRLFMNLREDKGFTYGSYAGIGSDRLVASFSADASVRGSATDSAVYEIIYEIRNMRDNGITQAELDAAKSNISGSFGRSLESPSTVANFAINTERYGLPKDFYATYLQRLNALTVEDVNAAAKKFLQPDNMYITVVGNGAQVKEGLMAFGEVKMFTNMGEPERLVAMDADVTASGVIDSYIEAIGGSEKVKSIKTSIIESSAEVQGMKLDFDYYYDEQKQAFSNKVSMGGNVMSNTLLKDGKGIVQANGANQTLTDEQFEAAKMTMFIFPELHFESLGYTLEVDGIKDVEGENAYKVVVSNPMGSTTINYYSVESGLKIKSESEETGEVFYTDYKSIDGVMYPMKMIIKSPMIPFPLDAIVNEVSFNTAIEESVFN from the coding sequence ATGAAAAAATTATTTATATATTTTATTTTCTCCATTTTTTCTACTGTTGCAATAGCTCAGATAGATAGATCGAAACTTCCCGAACCAGGTCCGGCACCAGAAATTCGATTTGGAGACGCAGAATCATTTACTTTGAAAAATGGGCTTAAGGTTTTTGTTATTCAAAACAACAAACTTCCAAGAGTGACTTATTCATTGATCTTGGACAGAGATCCAATTCTTGAAGGTGATAAAGCCGGAATGTTGGGTTTTGTAGGAGAGATGATGACTGCAGGTACTAAAAACAGATCAAAAGATAAGTTCAATGAGGAAATCGATTTCCTCGGAGCTAGGATTTCTGCTTCTTCCACTTCTTTGACAGCCTCAACCTTGACCAAACATCAGGAGAAAGTTTTGGAATTGATGGCAGATGTGCTTTACAATCCATTATTCCCTGAGGATGAGCTTTCAAAATTGAAAACTCAATCTAAATCAGGATTGGCTTTAGCTAAAAATGATCCTAGTTCGATCTCTAGTATTTTGTCAGGAAAATTGGTTTACGGATCTGATCATCCTTATGGTGAGACTGAGACAGAAGCTACCATTGAAAATATTACTGTAGAAGATATTAAAAGCTACTACAATACTTTCTTCAAACCAAACATTGCCTATTTGGCAATTGTGGGAGATGTAAGTTTATCAGAAGCTAAAAAAATGGTAGAGAAGCACTTTTCCTCATGGAAAAAAGCAGATGTGCCATCTTTCAAATATAAAACGCCTGAAGTACCATCTGAAAATGTAGTCGCTTTGGTAGATAGGTCAGCTTCACAGCAATCTGTCATCAATATCACTTATCCTGTACAAAACCATTTGCCAAGTGAAGATTTTTTGGCAAGTAGGGTTATAGGACAAGTACTCGGTGGTGGAGGTTCTGGAAGATTATTTATGAACCTCCGTGAAGACAAAGGTTTCACTTATGGATCGTATGCAGGAATCGGCTCAGATAGACTTGTTGCAAGTTTTTCTGCGGATGCAAGTGTGAGGGGTTCAGCTACTGATTCAGCGGTATATGAGATCATTTACGAAATCAGAAACATGAGAGATAATGGTATCACTCAAGCTGAATTGGATGCTGCAAAATCAAACATAAGTGGATCTTTTGGAAGGTCTTTAGAGAGTCCAAGTACTGTAGCAAATTTTGCAATCAATACTGAACGTTATGGATTGCCAAAAGATTTTTATGCGACATACCTACAGCGCTTGAATGCCCTTACGGTAGAGGATGTCAATGCCGCTGCCAAAAAATTCTTGCAGCCAGATAATATGTACATTACCGTAGTAGGAAATGGAGCACAAGTGAAGGAAGGCTTGATGGCATTTGGTGAAGTGAAAATGTTTACCAATATGGGAGAGCCTGAGCGATTGGTTGCCATGGATGCTGATGTAACGGCAAGCGGCGTGATTGATAGCTACATTGAAGCTATTGGAGGAAGTGAAAAGGTAAAATCAATTAAGACTTCGATTATTGAATCATCTGCGGAAGTTCAGGGGATGAAATTGGATTTTGATTATTACTATGATGAGCAAAAACAAGCATTTTCCAACAAAGTAAGTATGGGTGGCAATGTAATGTCAAATACACTTTTGAAAGATGGTAAAGGTATAGTTCAAGCAAATGGAGCAAACCAAACACTCACTGACGAACAGTTCGAAGCAGCAAAGATGACAATGTTTATATTCCCTGAGTTACATTTTGAATCTTTGGGTTATACTTTGGAAGTGGATGGAATCAAGGATGTGGAAGGAGAAAATGCCTACAAAGTTGTTGTTTCCAATCCTATGGGCTCTACGACCATCAATTATTATAGTGTAGAGTCTGGCCTCAAAATCAAATCTGAGAGTGAAGAGACTGGAGAAGTGTTTTACACTGATTACAAATCTATAGACGGAGTGATGTATCCGATGAAAATGATCATCAAATCCCCTATGATTCCTTTCCCATTGGATGCGATTGTCAATGAAGTGTCATTCAATACTGCCATTGAAGAGTCTGTATTTAATTGA
- a CDS encoding M16 family metallopeptidase has protein sequence MRKSALLSLFGVCFVFSVFGQNKIEFKEFTLDNGLHVILHQDNTTPIVATSVLYHVGSKNENPERTGFAHFFEHLMFEGSENIPRGKFFEIVESAGGTLNAGTSQDYTIYYEILPSNQLELSLYLESERMLQAKVDQVGVDTQREVIKQEMKEVMEERPYGSFQKEIPVRLYPNHPYKSPIIGSAEHLEASKLEEFMEFYATYYKPNNATLSIAGDIDYAETERLVRAYFEEIPKGTIEPYRPNIEIQKLSNEIEDVVYDNIQLPAIFQGYLMPKKDHPDTYALDLLSTYLLSGKSSLMYKELVDKSQKAIQAVAFPNDLEDGGMFLVLAIANMGVDVDDLNVAIDEVLDQVKTNGIDKNDLQKLINIKENQIINGFGSVANISQSLAQGHVFYGNADYVNTQLDLFRKVTAEDVKRVAQKYLDKDSRVVLKYLPKPTDATE, from the coding sequence ATGAGAAAATCCGCTTTGTTATCACTTTTCGGTGTGTGCTTCGTGTTTTCGGTTTTTGGTCAAAACAAAATCGAATTCAAAGAATTCACATTGGATAATGGGTTGCATGTTATCCTTCATCAGGATAATACAACACCTATTGTAGCTACATCAGTATTATATCATGTAGGTTCCAAAAATGAAAACCCAGAAAGAACTGGTTTCGCACATTTCTTTGAGCATTTGATGTTTGAAGGTTCAGAAAATATCCCAAGGGGTAAGTTTTTCGAAATTGTAGAGTCTGCTGGAGGTACTCTAAACGCAGGTACTAGCCAAGATTATACAATCTATTACGAAATCCTTCCATCTAATCAATTAGAGCTCTCACTTTATCTCGAGTCTGAAAGAATGCTTCAAGCTAAAGTAGATCAGGTTGGTGTCGATACCCAAAGAGAGGTTATCAAGCAAGAGATGAAAGAGGTAATGGAAGAGAGGCCATATGGCTCTTTTCAAAAAGAAATTCCAGTTAGATTATATCCAAACCATCCGTACAAATCCCCAATCATTGGTTCTGCTGAACATTTGGAAGCGTCCAAACTGGAGGAATTCATGGAGTTTTATGCGACTTATTACAAGCCAAACAATGCCACACTTTCTATAGCTGGTGACATTGATTATGCAGAAACTGAGAGATTAGTAAGAGCATATTTCGAAGAAATCCCAAAAGGAACAATCGAACCTTACAGACCTAATATTGAGATTCAGAAGTTAAGCAACGAAATAGAAGATGTAGTGTATGACAACATCCAGTTGCCAGCGATTTTCCAAGGCTACCTAATGCCTAAAAAAGATCATCCTGATACATATGCTTTGGACTTACTTAGTACTTACTTGTTGTCAGGAAAGAGTTCTCTGATGTACAAAGAATTGGTAGACAAAAGCCAAAAAGCGATTCAAGCAGTTGCTTTCCCAAATGATTTGGAAGACGGGGGTATGTTTCTTGTACTTGCTATCGCAAATATGGGAGTAGATGTGGATGATTTGAATGTCGCTATCGACGAAGTGTTGGATCAAGTCAAAACCAACGGTATCGATAAAAATGACTTGCAAAAATTGATAAATATCAAAGAAAATCAAATTATCAATGGGTTTGGATCTGTAGCAAACATTTCACAGTCATTAGCTCAAGGTCACGTGTTTTATGGCAATGCCGATTATGTCAATACCCAACTGGATTTATTCAGAAAAGTAACAGCGGAGGATGTCAAAAGAGTTGCTCAAAAGTATCTTGATAAAGACAGCAGAGTAGTGTTGAAATATCTTCCTAAACCAACAGATGCAACTGAATAA